One Corynebacterium yudongzhengii DNA window includes the following coding sequences:
- a CDS encoding ATP-binding protein, with protein MPAANAAEAARISTGETFVAHTLQEVWRWALGEEELCSATEEARIRGAQEAPAAAPPDFADIAGQKHARHAAEVAAAGGHHMLMTGPPGSGKSLIAERIPSILPELDAAQALEVAAVESVAGDTDTRRGYRTPPISRPHHTVTRTGLIGGGSGTLRPGAITRAHHGLLFLDEASEIPAHVLDGLRTPIENGEVVLRRGTRSLVFPARFQLLLATNPCRCGAGDPTACRCSVHARRHHLANLSGPLLDRIDMRVHTTGHGAGLTLDDAEPSAPIAERVNAARQRSLARFGCSNARIDGAHLRRNAPADDAGMALVEVALADGELTQRGVDRTLRLAWTLADLDAAARPNIDHIARALELRGGDKNGAWHE; from the coding sequence GTGCCCGCCGCCAACGCCGCGGAAGCCGCGCGCATTTCCACCGGGGAGACCTTCGTCGCCCATACGCTGCAGGAGGTGTGGCGCTGGGCGCTGGGAGAAGAAGAGCTGTGTAGCGCCACCGAGGAAGCCCGCATCCGAGGTGCCCAAGAGGCGCCCGCGGCCGCGCCGCCCGATTTCGCCGATATCGCCGGGCAGAAACACGCCCGGCACGCCGCCGAGGTCGCCGCCGCCGGCGGGCATCACATGCTCATGACCGGACCGCCTGGATCCGGCAAGTCGCTCATCGCCGAGCGCATCCCGTCGATCCTGCCGGAGCTCGACGCCGCCCAGGCCCTCGAGGTCGCCGCCGTAGAATCCGTCGCCGGCGATACCGATACCCGCCGCGGCTACCGCACACCACCGATCTCTCGGCCACACCACACGGTCACCCGCACCGGGCTCATCGGCGGCGGCTCGGGCACGCTGCGCCCCGGCGCGATCACCCGGGCCCATCACGGCCTGCTGTTTCTCGATGAAGCCTCCGAGATCCCCGCCCACGTCCTCGACGGCCTGCGCACCCCGATCGAAAACGGTGAGGTCGTCCTGCGCCGCGGCACCCGCTCGTTGGTCTTCCCGGCGCGTTTCCAGCTTCTGCTGGCCACCAACCCGTGCCGCTGCGGCGCTGGGGATCCCACCGCTTGTCGCTGCAGCGTCCACGCCCGCCGCCACCACCTGGCGAATCTCTCCGGCCCGCTGCTCGATCGCATCGACATGCGGGTGCACACCACGGGTCACGGCGCCGGACTCACACTCGACGACGCCGAACCCTCGGCCCCCATCGCCGAGCGCGTCAACGCCGCCCGCCAGCGGTCGCTCGCACGCTTCGGCTGCTCGAACGCGCGTATCGACGGCGCCCATCTGCGCCGTAACGCCCCAGCCGACGATGCCGGCATGGCGCTGGTTGAGGTCGCGCTTGCCGACGGCGAGCTCACCCAACGCGGCGTCGATCGCACCCTGCGGCTGGCCTGGACGCTGGCAGATCTCGACGCCGCCGCCCGCCCCAACATCGACCACATCGCCCGCGCTCTAGAGCTGCGCGGAGGCGACAAGAACGGAGCCTGGCATGAGTGA
- a CDS encoding DUF2469 domain-containing protein: MSAEDLDNYEADAELSLYREYRDVVSQFSYVVETERRFYLANAVELIPHSQGPDVYYEVRMSDAWVWDMYRSARFVRYVRVITYKDVNIEELDKPELTFPN, translated from the coding sequence GTGAGCGCTGAAGATCTCGACAACTACGAGGCCGATGCCGAGCTGTCGCTGTACCGCGAATACCGCGATGTCGTCAGCCAGTTTTCCTATGTGGTGGAAACCGAGCGGCGCTTCTATCTGGCTAACGCCGTCGAGCTCATCCCGCACTCCCAAGGCCCCGATGTTTACTACGAGGTCCGCATGTCGGATGCCTGGGTGTGGGACATGTACCGCTCGGCCCGCTTCGTGCGTTACGTGCGCGTGATCACGTACAAAGATGTCAACATCGAAGAGCTCGACAAGCCGGAGCTTACGTTCCCCAATTAG
- the rplS gene encoding 50S ribosomal protein L19, whose protein sequence is MTNIIDKINAESLRDDIPDFRPGDTLDVHVKVIEGSTERTQMFRGFVLRRQGSGVSETFTVRKVSFGIAVERTFPVHSPNIERIEVSRRGQVRRAKLYYMRDRRGKAARIKERR, encoded by the coding sequence ATGACCAACATCATTGACAAGATCAACGCAGAATCCCTGCGCGACGACATCCCGGACTTCCGCCCGGGTGACACCCTTGACGTGCACGTCAAGGTCATCGAGGGTTCCACCGAGCGTACCCAGATGTTCCGCGGCTTCGTTCTGCGTCGTCAGGGCTCCGGCGTCAGCGAGACCTTCACCGTCCGCAAGGTCTCCTTCGGCATCGCCGTCGAGCGTACCTTCCCGGTCCACTCTCCGAACATCGAGCGCATCGAGGTTTCCCGCCGCGGCCAGGTCCGCCGCGCGAAGCTGTACTACATGCGCGATCGCCGCGGCAAGGCCGCTCGCATCAAGGAGCGTCGCTAA
- a CDS encoding ribonuclease HII, producing MRVRRLKQLRTYEVALDKAGLGPVAGVDEAGRGACAGPIVVAACILPPQPCERLARLTDSKKLTPARREELFDVLHHVATAIAVVAIDAATIDARGIQVCNIEGMRRAVARLETAPGYVLTDAWKIPGLTAPQLPMIGGDQAARCIAAASVIAKVTRDRMMVDLDERYPGYGLAGHKGYSTKAHLDAVRRHGASRVHRYTYANVAAAHAQWVAKDVDKQ from the coding sequence ATGCGCGTGCGGCGCCTCAAGCAGCTGCGCACCTACGAGGTCGCGCTCGACAAGGCGGGCTTGGGGCCCGTCGCGGGTGTCGACGAAGCCGGCCGCGGCGCCTGCGCCGGCCCCATCGTCGTCGCCGCCTGCATCCTGCCGCCGCAGCCGTGCGAGCGCCTCGCCCGGCTCACCGACTCCAAAAAGCTCACCCCCGCACGGCGCGAGGAGCTTTTCGACGTCCTGCATCACGTCGCCACCGCCATCGCCGTCGTGGCCATCGACGCCGCCACGATCGATGCCCGCGGCATCCAGGTCTGCAACATCGAGGGCATGCGCCGCGCCGTCGCGCGCCTGGAGACCGCCCCGGGCTACGTGCTCACCGACGCCTGGAAGATCCCCGGCCTGACCGCCCCGCAGCTGCCGATGATCGGCGGTGATCAGGCCGCGCGGTGCATCGCGGCGGCCTCCGTGATCGCGAAAGTCACCCGGGATCGAATGATGGTGGACCTCGACGAGCGTTACCCCGGCTACGGCCTGGCCGGCCATAAGGGCTATTCGACGAAGGCGCATCTCGATGCGGTGCGCCGCCACGGGGCAAGCCGGGTGCATCGCTACACTTATGCCAACGTGGCCGCCGCGCATGCGCAGTGGGTGGCCAAAGATGTCGATAAGCAGTAG
- the rpsB gene encoding 30S ribosomal protein S2, which translates to MAVVTMRELLDAGVHFGHQTRRWNPKMRRFIFTDRNGIYIIDLQQTLTYIDEAYEFVKETVAHGGHILFVGTKKQAQEAVQEEAERVGMPYVNHRWLGGMLTNFQTVSKRLHRLKELRAMEEAEDGYKGRGKKEILMLTRERLKLERVLGGISDMNKVPSAMWVVDTNKEHIAVAEAQKLNIPVVAILDTNCDPDLVTFPIPGNDDAIRSTKLLTHIVGEAVIEGKKAREERKLAADREAAGDTQEKVAQDAEAAAAASGAEETAAEKPQAESAEAAQGTENAN; encoded by the coding sequence ATGGCAGTCGTAACCATGCGCGAGCTCCTCGACGCTGGTGTCCACTTCGGACACCAGACCCGTCGCTGGAACCCGAAGATGCGTCGTTTCATCTTCACCGACCGCAACGGCATCTACATCATCGACCTGCAGCAGACGCTGACCTACATCGATGAGGCCTACGAGTTCGTCAAGGAGACCGTCGCCCACGGTGGCCACATCCTGTTCGTCGGCACCAAGAAGCAGGCCCAGGAGGCCGTCCAGGAGGAGGCTGAGCGTGTCGGCATGCCGTACGTCAACCACCGCTGGCTCGGCGGCATGCTGACCAACTTCCAGACCGTCTCCAAGCGTCTGCACCGCCTCAAGGAGCTGCGCGCCATGGAGGAAGCCGAGGACGGCTACAAGGGTCGCGGCAAGAAGGAGATCCTCATGCTGACCCGCGAGCGCCTCAAGCTCGAGCGCGTTCTGGGTGGTATCTCCGACATGAACAAGGTGCCGTCGGCCATGTGGGTCGTCGACACCAACAAGGAGCACATCGCCGTCGCCGAGGCGCAGAAGCTCAACATCCCGGTCGTCGCCATCCTGGATACCAACTGCGATCCGGATCTGGTCACCTTCCCGATCCCGGGCAACGACGACGCTATCCGCTCCACCAAGCTGCTCACCCACATCGTGGGCGAGGCTGTCATCGAGGGCAAGAAGGCCCGCGAGGAGCGCAAGCTCGCCGCCGACCGCGAGGCCGCTGGCGATACCCAGGAGAAGGTCGCCCAGGACGCCGAGGCCGCTGCTGCCGCCTCCGGCGCCGAGGAGACCGCCGCTGAGAAGCCGCAGGCGGAGTCCGCCGAGGCCGCTCAGGGGACGGAGAACGCCAACTAA
- a CDS encoding ABC transporter ATP-binding protein, producing MSTTHETSALPEKRTRPLLMLLRMLAHHRGVFAVVLVLSLISSVLALAQPLIVNRMIDGVGEIDLLGPALILIAFLLATAVSEGVQIYLLSRTAESAVRNLRVELIARMLRLPIRIYDRLRTGDLVTRLGSDTTLVRSAFSGGLVDIVAGVVTMLGALVLMGFLDIVMLSIVASVILVAVTVVMFVSQYVQKYTNEVQQAVGRLGAGMDRALVAQRTIRANNAAGQVEKELIDDADTAFAKGRQIAMIEGLLWPVTDIAMQASFLLVLGIGGLRVAAGDISLGDLVSFVLYMFLLAMPLGQIFSSITTIRQAMGALQRVGQVLDQDTEDTEGPEIPRGSSITFDSVSFGYDPKQPVLRDASFHVPAGARVALVGPSGSGKSTTLALLERFFDPDAGRILIDGSDIRKHSRTSVRDLVGYVEQEATVLAGSVRDNLRLARSDATDEECWAALRQVNLDSRLQSLDDELGDRGISLSGGQRQRLALARMLLMRAPILLLDEPTSAVDSHNEQLILDAIKASAKDRTVIIVAHRLSTVTDADEIVVMRDGVVEDRGTHDELLRTSPLYHDLASRQLLA from the coding sequence GTGTCTACGACTCACGAAACTTCGGCGCTGCCCGAAAAGCGCACCCGGCCGTTACTGATGCTTTTGCGCATGCTCGCACATCACCGGGGCGTGTTCGCGGTGGTGCTCGTGTTGTCGCTGATCTCTTCGGTTCTGGCGTTGGCGCAGCCGTTGATTGTCAACCGAATGATTGACGGCGTCGGCGAGATCGATCTTCTCGGCCCCGCCCTGATACTTATCGCCTTTCTCTTGGCCACCGCGGTCTCCGAGGGCGTGCAGATCTATCTGCTGTCGCGCACCGCGGAGTCGGCCGTGCGCAACCTCCGGGTGGAGCTCATCGCCCGGATGCTGCGCCTGCCGATCCGCATCTATGACCGCCTGCGCACCGGCGATCTGGTAACGCGCCTGGGTTCGGATACGACATTGGTGCGCTCGGCGTTTTCGGGCGGGCTCGTCGACATCGTCGCCGGCGTGGTCACGATGCTCGGCGCCCTGGTGCTCATGGGTTTTCTGGACATCGTGATGCTGAGCATCGTCGCCAGCGTCATCTTGGTCGCCGTCACCGTCGTGATGTTCGTGAGCCAGTATGTGCAGAAGTACACGAATGAGGTGCAGCAGGCCGTCGGCCGGCTCGGCGCGGGCATGGATCGGGCGCTGGTCGCCCAGCGCACCATCCGCGCCAACAACGCCGCGGGGCAGGTGGAAAAAGAGCTTATCGACGACGCCGACACTGCCTTCGCCAAAGGCCGCCAGATCGCGATGATCGAGGGTCTGCTCTGGCCGGTTACCGACATCGCGATGCAGGCATCGTTCTTGTTGGTGCTCGGCATTGGCGGCTTGCGCGTGGCCGCCGGGGACATCAGCCTCGGTGACCTCGTCTCCTTCGTGCTCTACATGTTCCTGCTGGCTATGCCTTTGGGCCAGATCTTCTCCTCGATCACCACGATCCGCCAGGCGATGGGCGCCCTCCAGCGCGTAGGCCAAGTCCTCGACCAGGACACCGAGGACACCGAGGGCCCGGAGATTCCCCGGGGCAGTTCGATCACTTTCGATTCGGTGAGCTTCGGCTATGACCCGAAGCAGCCTGTGCTTCGCGACGCCTCGTTCCACGTCCCCGCCGGAGCACGCGTCGCGCTGGTGGGCCCGAGTGGCTCTGGTAAGTCCACGACGCTCGCGCTGCTGGAGCGTTTCTTCGACCCTGACGCGGGCCGCATCCTCATCGACGGCAGCGATATCCGAAAGCATTCGCGGACCTCGGTGCGCGATCTGGTGGGCTATGTCGAGCAGGAGGCGACGGTACTGGCGGGCTCTGTGCGCGATAACCTGCGCCTCGCTCGGTCCGATGCGACCGACGAGGAATGCTGGGCGGCTTTGCGCCAGGTCAACCTGGATTCCCGCCTGCAGAGCCTGGACGATGAGCTCGGCGACCGCGGCATCTCGCTCTCCGGCGGACAGCGCCAGCGTCTCGCACTGGCCCGGATGCTGCTGATGCGTGCGCCGATCTTGCTTCTCGACGAGCCCACCAGCGCCGTCGACTCCCACAACGAGCAACTGATCCTCGACGCTATTAAGGCTTCCGCGAAGGACCGCACCGTCATCATCGTCGCGCACCGGCTGTCGACGGTGACCGACGCCGACGAGATTGTGGTGATGCGCGATGGCGTAGTCGAAGACCGCGGAACTCACGATGAGCTGTTGCGAACGTCGCCGCTCTATCACGATCTCGCTTCGCGGCAGCTGCTGGCTTAA
- a CDS encoding M23 family metallopeptidase, translating to MDLLTHSCRIRRVLTVLFIVAVWLACATTTPLFAYVDPVTRSPSPSGVLRGADIPEQNWQPGHRGVDLRAEVGETIHAAGDGVVAFAGVVAGTPVVSIDHPDGLRTTYLPVNAWVTEGDEVTEAEPIGVLAAPTDGSSGLHWGALTGPDRYIDPLSLLDAPVIRLKPVDGPEERPL from the coding sequence ATGGACTTACTCACTCATTCGTGCCGTATCCGCCGCGTGCTCACCGTGCTTTTCATAGTGGCCGTGTGGCTGGCCTGTGCCACCACCACTCCTCTCTTTGCTTATGTCGATCCCGTCACCCGCAGCCCCAGCCCCTCCGGGGTGTTACGCGGCGCCGATATCCCGGAGCAGAACTGGCAGCCGGGCCACCGCGGCGTGGATCTGCGCGCCGAGGTGGGCGAGACGATTCATGCCGCCGGAGACGGGGTGGTGGCCTTCGCCGGCGTGGTCGCCGGCACCCCGGTGGTCTCCATCGATCACCCGGATGGCCTCCGCACCACCTACCTACCGGTCAACGCGTGGGTCACTGAAGGCGACGAGGTCACCGAGGCAGAGCCCATCGGGGTGTTAGCCGCCCCGACCGACGGCTCGTCGGGACTGCACTGGGGTGCGCTGACCGGCCCGGATCGCTATATCGACCCGCTGAGCCTGCTCGATGCGCCGGTGATCCGGCTCAAGCCCGTGGATGGGCCTGAAGAAAGACCTCTTTGA
- a CDS encoding tyrosine recombinase XerC → MSNSQLVEAIEDFAEYQRLVRGRSEATVRGYRSDLKDLARSVGSFAEFTLNALRSWLAEAVYAGKSRATLARRTASARAFSTWATRQGYLATDVASRLATPKIQRDLPQVLSPTQAEELVTAPSADDAEAQRDSAILELLYATGMRVGELVGLDTQDLELSRRTARVTGKGNKQRIVPFGTQAARAVQLWLDDGRAQLDRGEAEDAVFLGMRGRRIDPRQVRRIVEKSAQKSGVRELTPHGLRHSAATHLLEGGADLREVQEMLGHSSLQTTQIYTHVSAERLKEVFLQAHPRA, encoded by the coding sequence ATGAGTAACAGTCAGCTGGTGGAGGCGATCGAGGATTTCGCCGAATACCAGCGCCTCGTGCGCGGGCGCTCCGAGGCCACGGTGCGCGGTTACCGCAGCGACCTCAAAGACCTCGCCCGCTCGGTGGGCAGCTTCGCGGAGTTCACCCTGAATGCGCTGCGCTCCTGGCTGGCCGAGGCCGTCTACGCCGGCAAGTCGCGAGCCACCCTGGCGCGGCGCACCGCCAGCGCGCGGGCGTTTAGCACGTGGGCGACCCGCCAGGGCTATCTGGCCACCGACGTCGCCAGCCGGCTGGCCACCCCGAAGATCCAGCGCGACCTGCCGCAGGTCCTTAGCCCCACCCAAGCCGAGGAGCTGGTCACCGCCCCGAGCGCGGACGATGCCGAAGCGCAGCGCGACAGCGCCATCCTGGAGCTGCTTTATGCCACCGGCATGCGCGTGGGCGAGCTCGTCGGTCTCGATACCCAGGATCTCGAATTATCCCGGCGCACCGCCCGGGTCACCGGCAAGGGCAACAAGCAACGCATCGTGCCCTTCGGCACCCAGGCAGCCCGCGCTGTGCAACTCTGGCTTGACGACGGCCGCGCCCAGCTCGATCGCGGCGAGGCAGAAGATGCGGTGTTCTTGGGGATGCGCGGCCGGCGGATCGATCCGCGGCAGGTGCGCCGGATCGTCGAGAAGAGCGCCCAAAAATCCGGAGTGCGGGAGCTGACCCCGCACGGCCTGCGGCACTCGGCGGCCACCCACCTGTTAGAAGGCGGGGCGGATCTGCGCGAGGTCCAGGAGATGCTGGGGCACTCCTCACTGCAGACCACCCAGATCTATACCCACGTCTCCGCAGAAAGGCTCAAAGAGGTCTTTCTTCAGGCCCATCCACGGGCTTGA
- a CDS encoding YraN family protein, with translation MTMSNARQALGRRGEALASSYLNQRGYRIIDRNVSYDCGEIDLIAVDGDEVVFVEVKTRSHDGFGGAEAVDRRKLSRLRRAAARWLQGRPPTIVRFDVLELITYSPGMSIEHYRGIEDAAC, from the coding sequence ATGACTATGAGCAACGCCCGGCAGGCCCTCGGCCGCCGGGGAGAAGCCCTCGCCAGTTCCTATCTCAACCAGCGCGGATACCGCATCATCGACCGCAACGTCTCCTATGACTGCGGCGAGATCGACCTCATCGCCGTCGACGGTGATGAGGTGGTCTTCGTCGAGGTCAAAACCCGCAGCCACGACGGCTTCGGGGGCGCCGAGGCGGTGGATCGCCGCAAGCTGTCCCGCCTGCGGCGTGCCGCCGCGCGCTGGTTGCAAGGACGTCCGCCGACGATCGTGCGCTTCGACGTCCTCGAGCTGATCACCTACAGCCCGGGTATGTCGATCGAGCATTACCGGGGGATCGAAGATGCCGCTTGCTAG
- a CDS encoding magnesium chelatase domain-containing protein, protein MPLARTMTTAIEGVGARIVAVEANTGPGLPGTHIVGMGDTTVRESRHRLRTAVANSQLRWPRTKIVVSLSPADVPKRGSHADLAMCLAILAATDPRAAEQLHDTLILGELGLSGEILPVPGVVPAVSAAGKKRPAPGHRARRQRRGSRAHFHRGDLRRPYAAGGVALGAGRRRAV, encoded by the coding sequence ATGCCGCTTGCTAGAACCATGACCACCGCCATCGAGGGCGTCGGGGCGCGCATCGTCGCCGTCGAGGCGAACACCGGCCCCGGCCTGCCCGGCACCCATATCGTCGGCATGGGCGATACGACGGTGCGGGAATCCCGCCACCGCCTGCGCACCGCGGTGGCGAACTCGCAGCTGCGCTGGCCGCGCACCAAGATCGTCGTCTCCCTGTCGCCGGCCGACGTACCCAAGCGCGGCTCACACGCGGATCTCGCGATGTGCCTGGCCATCCTCGCGGCCACCGACCCGCGCGCCGCGGAACAATTACACGACACGCTCATCCTCGGCGAGCTGGGCCTAAGCGGCGAGATCCTCCCGGTTCCCGGGGTCGTGCCGGCGGTCTCCGCGGCGGGCAAAAAAAGGCCTGCGCCGGGTCATCGTGCCCGCCGCCAACGCCGCGGAAGCCGCGCGCATTTCCACCGGGGAGACCTTCGTCGCCCATACGCTGCAGGAGGTGTGGCGCTGGGCGCTGGGAGAAGAAGAGCTGTGTAG
- the dprA gene encoding DNA-processing protein DprA, translated as MSEKKSWAYLNRVIEGPSRELWALLNAGYDADAIARGVRTRASWIGELARVTEARYQVDSAQRDLEEAQRRHARLITPDDEEWPTTELDYAFGCADTGLSEHLHTYQSDAVSPHALWVRGANLRMLTGSAVGMVGTRTATRYGIAATEQLVSDLAGHHWTIVSGGAKGIDTAAHQAALAANAPTVVISACGIDRVYPSDNRALFEAIPTAQRPGAIVTEYPPGTPPQRHRFLTRNRLVAALTQGTVIVEAAWRSGALNTLSWAEGLGRVSMAVPGPITSTTSLGCHQRIRHNRAQLVTSGADIRGLLEALSACDTEQQYELAFAPDEIQALSRNELRIFDALPRREARETDAIAREAGMTVPLTVTLLVELSRRGLVVREDTCWRRTADQN; from the coding sequence ATGAGTGAGAAGAAGAGTTGGGCGTATCTCAACCGCGTGATCGAGGGCCCCTCGCGGGAGCTGTGGGCGCTGCTCAATGCCGGCTATGATGCGGACGCCATCGCCCGCGGTGTGCGCACCCGCGCCAGTTGGATCGGCGAGCTCGCCCGGGTGACCGAGGCACGCTACCAGGTGGATTCCGCCCAGCGGGATTTGGAGGAGGCGCAGCGTCGTCACGCGCGCCTGATCACGCCGGACGACGAGGAATGGCCGACAACCGAACTCGATTATGCCTTCGGATGCGCAGACACCGGCCTCAGCGAGCACCTGCACACCTACCAGTCGGATGCGGTGAGCCCGCACGCGCTGTGGGTGCGCGGCGCCAACTTAAGGATGCTCACTGGTAGCGCGGTCGGCATGGTGGGCACGCGTACGGCCACACGCTACGGGATAGCCGCCACCGAGCAGCTGGTTAGCGATCTCGCAGGGCATCACTGGACGATCGTCTCCGGCGGGGCGAAGGGCATCGATACCGCCGCCCACCAGGCCGCGTTGGCGGCGAACGCCCCGACGGTGGTGATCTCAGCCTGCGGCATCGACCGAGTCTATCCGAGCGATAACCGGGCCCTGTTCGAGGCGATACCGACGGCCCAGCGCCCCGGCGCGATCGTCACCGAGTACCCGCCGGGCACCCCGCCGCAGCGCCACCGCTTCTTAACCCGCAACCGGCTGGTGGCCGCGCTCACGCAGGGCACCGTGATTGTCGAGGCGGCGTGGCGCTCCGGGGCGTTGAATACGCTGAGCTGGGCCGAAGGGCTGGGAAGGGTGTCCATGGCGGTGCCCGGGCCGATAACCTCGACGACGTCTTTGGGCTGTCACCAGCGCATCCGGCACAACCGCGCCCAGCTGGTGACCTCGGGTGCCGATATCCGCGGCCTCCTCGAAGCCCTCAGCGCCTGCGACACCGAGCAGCAATATGAGCTCGCCTTCGCCCCCGACGAGATCCAGGCCCTAAGCCGCAACGAGCTGCGCATCTTCGACGCGCTGCCGCGCCGGGAGGCGAGGGAGACCGACGCCATCGCCCGCGAGGCCGGGATGACCGTGCCTTTGACCGTCACCTTGTTGGTGGAGCTTTCCCGCCGCGGCCTGGTCGTGCGCGAGGACACCTGCTGGAGGCGCACCGCGGATCAGAATTAA
- a CDS encoding thiamine phosphate synthase, with amino-acid sequence MCSAAKRAPRHKLDLRCYLITASGTFDEVIATATQAARGGAGIIQVRSKPISARDLFELSRRLSRAVYEANPATHVVIDDRADVAAALMRAGENVHGVHVGQDDLPATAVREFLGPDAIIGLTTGTLELVRAVEQVLDIVDYIGCGPFRATPTKDSGRAPIGLKGYPALVDASPVPLVAIGDVTAADAPALAAAGVDGVAVVRGFAHSDDPAAYAREILEAF; translated from the coding sequence ATGTGTTCTGCGGCTAAGCGTGCCCCGAGGCACAAGCTCGATCTACGCTGTTATCTCATCACCGCTTCCGGGACTTTCGACGAGGTCATCGCCACCGCCACGCAGGCCGCCCGCGGAGGCGCCGGCATCATTCAGGTGCGCAGCAAACCCATCTCCGCCCGCGATCTCTTCGAGCTCTCGCGCCGGCTGTCGCGCGCCGTGTACGAGGCGAATCCCGCCACCCACGTGGTGATCGACGATCGTGCCGACGTCGCCGCCGCCCTCATGCGCGCCGGCGAGAACGTCCACGGCGTTCACGTCGGCCAGGATGATCTCCCGGCCACCGCGGTGCGCGAGTTCCTCGGCCCCGACGCGATCATCGGCCTGACCACGGGCACCCTCGAGCTGGTGCGCGCGGTCGAGCAGGTCTTGGACATCGTCGATTACATCGGCTGCGGCCCCTTCCGTGCCACCCCGACGAAGGATTCCGGGCGCGCCCCGATCGGGTTGAAGGGCTATCCGGCGCTTGTCGACGCCTCCCCGGTCCCCCTCGTCGCCATCGGCGATGTCACCGCCGCCGACGCCCCGGCACTGGCCGCCGCGGGCGTCGACGGTGTCGCCGTAGTCCGCGGCTTCGCCCACAGCGACGACCCCGCCGCCTACGCCCGCGAGATCCTGGAGGCGTTCTAA
- the lepB gene encoding signal peptidase I encodes MTTSHAASDDRRETTEKKVLPWYLEFPIIILVTLAIMAVLNVFIGRVYMIPSASMEPTLHGCAGCTGDRIAVEKVSYYFTDPEPGDVVVFEGTDSWNAGFTTQRSDNPVIRGLQNVGSYVGLLAPDENNLVKRIIAEGGQTVSCQAGDPSIMVDGQPTDQSYVLNPPALPVNEKTGSAECGGDYFGPIEVPEGHYFMMGDNRTNSLDSRAHIGDEYQGTIPEENIRGKVQAVILPLSRIGNIENPDIQPQQA; translated from the coding sequence GTGACTACCTCCCATGCCGCCAGCGACGATCGACGCGAGACCACCGAGAAGAAAGTACTGCCGTGGTACCTCGAGTTCCCGATCATCATCCTGGTCACCCTGGCCATCATGGCGGTACTCAACGTTTTCATCGGCAGGGTCTACATGATCCCGAGCGCGTCTATGGAACCCACCCTGCACGGCTGTGCGGGCTGCACGGGTGATCGCATCGCCGTCGAGAAGGTCTCGTACTACTTCACCGACCCCGAGCCGGGCGATGTCGTCGTCTTCGAGGGCACCGATTCCTGGAACGCGGGCTTTACCACCCAGCGCTCGGACAACCCGGTCATCCGGGGCCTGCAGAACGTCGGCTCCTATGTCGGGCTCCTCGCCCCGGATGAAAACAACCTGGTCAAGCGCATCATCGCCGAAGGCGGGCAGACCGTGTCCTGCCAAGCCGGCGATCCCTCCATCATGGTCGACGGCCAGCCCACCGACCAGTCTTACGTCCTTAACCCGCCGGCGCTGCCCGTCAACGAAAAGACCGGCTCCGCCGAGTGCGGCGGCGACTACTTCGGCCCCATCGAAGTGCCCGAAGGCCACTACTTCATGATGGGCGATAACCGCACCAACTCCCTCGACTCGCGCGCCCACATCGGCGATGAGTACCAGGGCACCATCCCGGAGGAGAACATCCGCGGCAAGGTCCAGGCCGTCATCCTGCCGCTGTCGCGCATCGGCAACATCGAAAACCCGGACATCCAGCCCCAGCAGGCCTAA